A window from Opitutia bacterium ISCC 52 encodes these proteins:
- a CDS encoding exo-alpha-sialidase: protein MLAYKRGTDHGWDPGSQIEIVRFDLISGKAIQAPIHLGVPEGIMEMGQWVRFPDGSLGNYIDAQHLDKEGKHFRMGLLGAISRDNGESFGPLERVGIIDGVEYGYLFDSVIIGKSLYALIMTFEYLAGGRRTVDALYTDDNGKTWNFINNLSKEFGDIRINESSLLPYEGGFLVATRGYDLMVPLHQVDEHFKLIKESNLTENNESIGAYIGRPRLMTYDGAYFLMGRNFPPPYREIPMEMALLRFDPETFKVEKHFVLDNEERGEVTDGYYTAPVLVEKDDRKLLNIFTY, encoded by the coding sequence ATGCTGGCCTATAAGCGAGGGACCGATCATGGCTGGGATCCAGGTTCCCAAATTGAGATCGTACGTTTCGACCTCATAAGCGGTAAAGCCATTCAAGCCCCCATTCACCTAGGCGTCCCCGAAGGTATCATGGAAATGGGACAATGGGTACGTTTTCCTGATGGATCACTGGGGAACTACATCGACGCACAGCATCTGGATAAAGAGGGGAAGCATTTCCGCATGGGCTTACTCGGTGCTATCAGTCGAGATAATGGCGAGAGCTTTGGCCCACTCGAACGCGTCGGTATCATTGACGGCGTGGAATACGGATACTTGTTCGATTCAGTGATCATAGGGAAAAGCCTGTATGCTTTGATAATGACTTTCGAGTATCTGGCAGGAGGCAGACGCACGGTGGATGCCCTTTATACGGACGACAATGGAAAGACTTGGAACTTCATTAACAACCTGAGCAAAGAGTTTGGAGATATCCGTATTAACGAAAGCAGTCTGCTTCCTTACGAGGGCGGTTTTCTAGTGGCGACAAGAGGTTACGACTTGATGGTGCCCCTCCACCAGGTTGATGAGCATTTCAAACTGATTAAGGAGTCCAACCTAACCGAGAACAACGAGTCCATCGGTGCCTACATCGGACGTCCACGACTCATGACCTACGACGGAGCCTATTTTCTGATGGGGCGGAATTTTCCACCTCCTTACCGTGAGATCCCGATGGAAATGGCACTGCTTCGTTTTGACCCTGAAACCTTCAAGGTCGAAAAACACTTTGTATTAGATAATGAGGAACGAGGCGAAGTGACCGACGGGTATTATACAGCTCCTGTTCTTGTGGAAAAAGATGACAGAAAACTCTTAAACATTTTCACCTATTGA
- a CDS encoding exo-alpha-sialidase, whose protein sequence is MPSSPLFIKEEALVSYRGEETNHYVAFPAIVPVNEDEILISYKRGNAHARDIGAVLEVIHFNLESGKRTREPIQLGIPNTIMQMGEWIRFPDGSLRTYIDAQIVEDGKHTRIGLQQAITKDNGKTFDALKPVGTIEDVEYGYLFDSVTLGQRVYALIMTFEYLEGGRRTVDALYTDDNGGTWHFIKNLSEEFGDIRINESSLIAYDDGFLVATRGYDNQQRLHRVDREFNLIKERNLTTDTPTMDSYVGRPRLFSYGSEYFLIGRNWRTITREIPMELGLFRIDPEDLKVEKHFVLDNIERAKVTDGYYPCPIIFEGPDRTLLNVFDYRAIFGGSPDLIRLQFDSADFLK, encoded by the coding sequence ATGCCCTCCAGTCCTTTGTTTATCAAAGAAGAGGCACTGGTAAGCTACCGAGGAGAGGAAACCAACCACTACGTCGCCTTCCCCGCCATTGTTCCAGTTAACGAAGACGAGATTCTCATCTCTTACAAACGAGGCAATGCTCATGCTCGAGACATAGGGGCTGTCCTTGAAGTCATTCACTTTAATCTGGAAAGCGGAAAGAGGACTCGGGAACCCATCCAACTGGGCATTCCCAACACTATCATGCAAATGGGTGAATGGATCCGGTTTCCGGACGGATCGCTTCGCACGTACATAGACGCTCAGATTGTAGAAGACGGAAAACATACGCGCATCGGTTTACAGCAAGCGATTACCAAGGATAACGGGAAGACCTTTGATGCTCTCAAACCAGTCGGTACTATCGAAGACGTGGAGTACGGTTACCTCTTTGACTCCGTGACTTTGGGGCAACGTGTCTATGCCCTCATCATGACTTTTGAATACTTGGAGGGCGGTCGACGAACGGTCGATGCACTATACACCGATGACAATGGAGGCACCTGGCATTTCATTAAAAACCTGAGCGAAGAATTTGGAGACATTCGAATCAACGAAAGCAGCCTGATTGCCTATGATGATGGGTTCCTGGTAGCGACGCGTGGTTACGATAACCAGCAGCGATTGCATCGAGTGGACCGTGAGTTCAATCTTATCAAGGAACGTAACCTAACAACCGATACGCCTACCATGGACTCTTACGTTGGCAGGCCACGACTATTCAGTTATGGTAGTGAGTATTTCCTGATTGGCCGCAACTGGAGAACGATAACCCGCGAGATCCCCATGGAGTTGGGACTCTTCCGAATCGATCCCGAAGACCTTAAAGTCGAAAAACACTTTGTCTTGGATAACATTGAACGCGCTAAGGTGACCGACGGATATTATCCCTGCCCTATTATATTTGAAGGGCCTGACCGCACCCTCCTGAACGTTTTTGACTACCGGGCTATCTTCGGTGGTTCTCCGGATCTGATTCGATTGCAATTCGACAGCGCTGACTTTCTGAAGTGA
- a CDS encoding sulfatase — protein sequence MKRRDFFKTAAAGIAATATTPALLRADHHSRPNVIFLFSDQMRAHDMGCMGNSQVITPNLDKLADDGLLVTNMIAASPVCTPYRGQLMTGRYGHATGVVHNDIKLPNSETTIADQMVEAGFHTGYIGKWHLAGHRNNPVAKEDRRNWNFWAVRNCSHKHFDTEYWINDDTEPVVVDDWEPDVQTDVAIEYIRKHREDPFFLAVSYGPPHNPYKAPDRFVKQYEGRALEDRPNVPPRAKKDEDQLLHYDAMVTSLDECVGRISAELEEHGLTDNTILVFTSDHGDMLGSQGHRLKQRPWEESINVPFIIRYPEKIKAGQKRDWIVSSVDLMPTLLGLSGANIPKQVQGIDQSQVFYGKSKETRDSAFLFNTHNGGGPGCDWRGIRTKDWVYAYHMEGDWILYDLKKDPYQLNNLVGQSNYKAKRNELRKELEALRSKLGEDLPLNGILPDPIRLPSPV from the coding sequence ATGAAACGAAGAGATTTCTTTAAAACGGCCGCAGCTGGCATCGCAGCAACAGCAACCACTCCTGCCCTATTGCGTGCCGATCATCACTCGCGCCCTAACGTCATCTTTCTCTTTTCCGACCAAATGAGAGCTCACGATATGGGCTGCATGGGCAATTCACAGGTCATCACACCCAACTTGGATAAACTCGCGGACGACGGGTTACTGGTAACCAATATGATTGCCGCTTCGCCCGTCTGCACCCCTTACCGTGGGCAATTGATGACAGGTCGATACGGTCATGCCACGGGCGTCGTTCATAACGACATAAAGCTACCCAATTCCGAAACCACCATTGCCGATCAAATGGTGGAAGCTGGTTTCCACACGGGCTACATCGGCAAATGGCACCTGGCAGGACACCGTAACAACCCGGTCGCCAAGGAAGATCGCCGCAATTGGAATTTCTGGGCCGTACGGAATTGCTCTCACAAACATTTCGATACGGAGTATTGGATCAATGACGACACTGAACCCGTCGTTGTCGACGACTGGGAACCCGATGTGCAAACCGATGTAGCGATTGAGTATATTAGAAAGCATCGCGAAGATCCGTTTTTTTTAGCGGTCTCTTACGGTCCACCTCACAATCCATACAAAGCACCCGATCGTTTTGTTAAACAGTATGAAGGGCGAGCCCTAGAAGATCGACCCAACGTGCCCCCTCGCGCCAAAAAAGATGAAGACCAGCTGCTCCATTACGACGCGATGGTCACAAGCCTTGATGAATGCGTTGGCCGTATTTCAGCCGAACTGGAAGAGCATGGGCTGACTGACAATACCATCCTCGTCTTCACCTCCGACCACGGGGATATGCTGGGTTCGCAGGGCCACCGCCTGAAACAGCGCCCCTGGGAGGAATCGATCAACGTTCCCTTTATCATACGTTATCCAGAAAAAATCAAAGCCGGTCAAAAGCGCGACTGGATCGTGTCATCCGTCGACTTGATGCCGACCCTACTCGGCCTTTCCGGAGCCAATATTCCTAAACAGGTCCAAGGCATTGATCAATCACAGGTCTTCTATGGTAAAAGCAAAGAGACACGTGATTCGGCTTTCCTCTTCAACACCCACAACGGAGGTGGCCCCGGCTGTGATTGGCGTGGCATCCGCACCAAGGATTGGGTTTACGCCTATCACATGGAGGGTGACTGGATTCTATACGACTTAAAGAAGGATCCGTATCAGCTAAACAATCTGGTGGGCCAATCCAACTACAAGGCCAAGCGCAATGAACTAAGAAAAGAGCTCGAGGCCCTACGCTCCAAATTGGGTGAAGACCTACCTCTTAATGGTATACTTCCGGATCCGATCCGCTTGCCGTCACCGGTATAG
- a CDS encoding sulfatase, giving the protein MRAFHSFSGICAALVLGVSLLAYQNAEAEDPPERPNIIFFLVDDLGWTDINGFEGPNGETYENVGGEFDSRYYYTPNIAKLANEGIRFTNAYAACPFCGPSRASILTGKYPTRIGFTNNNTHDQKQGMGPFKVEEMKFAEPVEPDLIRNLDPQKETSIARALKSNSSNGKDYLSCTIGKWHVYSEGATGFEPEAHGFDYNIGGSFRGAPAGGDRPGWDFYRGSDWSDVYFPNLESPEKRYPQNWPQGSTKADDFKELTYLSDALTYRALEFIDLASDQSRPFFLYMSHYGVHSPMKAKRWDSDGDRRITSKDKEVHADLFKARWGSDERHEIEPPSGSSSFHTSFTYASMVKSIDESLGQIMSHLESKSLAENTIIFFYSDNGGVERNGYTCNNPLRSEKTHAYEGGTRVPLIARGPGVHANRTSKLAVTGPDFFPTILELAHIEMAVVEEASTVGFSSEEIDGVSLVPLLQAAESDVHRENDPITANDDGAIFWHVPHYKHSAPYSAVIKDNYKYIRYWEDHDSLQSRREKEDGYFMSEKELYNLQDNLGETGEKDLTGAHSSVEAELESILLNWLKRVDAKMPTAVRRENKQGITQAWYSSWISKQATSNGYEDPVEEAIYKSSPGDKITIYTGNLTDSIALPNPPDGITIQSIHP; this is encoded by the coding sequence ATGAGGGCTTTCCACAGCTTTTCAGGAATTTGTGCGGCCCTGGTTCTTGGGGTCAGCCTTCTCGCATATCAAAATGCAGAAGCAGAAGATCCACCGGAAAGACCCAATATCATTTTCTTTCTGGTGGATGATCTTGGATGGACCGACATCAATGGTTTTGAGGGACCCAATGGTGAAACCTACGAAAACGTAGGAGGTGAATTCGATAGTCGTTATTATTACACACCTAATATCGCAAAACTAGCGAACGAAGGTATTCGATTTACCAACGCCTACGCAGCCTGCCCTTTTTGCGGACCCTCACGAGCGAGCATTCTGACCGGAAAGTATCCCACAAGAATCGGATTCACCAACAACAATACTCATGACCAGAAACAAGGCATGGGACCGTTTAAGGTCGAGGAAATGAAATTCGCTGAACCCGTAGAACCGGACCTCATAAGAAATTTGGATCCACAAAAGGAAACCTCTATTGCACGAGCCCTGAAATCGAATTCGAGCAATGGCAAAGACTACCTTTCCTGTACCATAGGCAAATGGCATGTTTACAGCGAAGGAGCGACTGGCTTCGAACCTGAAGCTCACGGATTCGATTACAATATCGGCGGTAGCTTCCGAGGAGCACCGGCAGGAGGTGATAGACCTGGCTGGGACTTCTACCGAGGCTCTGACTGGAGCGACGTTTATTTTCCAAACCTGGAATCACCGGAAAAACGCTACCCGCAGAATTGGCCTCAAGGCTCAACCAAGGCCGACGACTTTAAGGAACTTACCTACCTATCAGATGCGCTTACCTACAGGGCCTTAGAGTTTATCGATTTGGCCAGTGACCAGTCTCGCCCCTTCTTCCTCTATATGTCACATTATGGCGTGCATAGTCCCATGAAGGCCAAACGATGGGATTCCGACGGTGATAGACGGATAACAAGCAAGGACAAGGAAGTTCACGCGGATCTCTTCAAAGCTCGTTGGGGAAGCGATGAGCGACATGAGATTGAGCCTCCTTCCGGTAGCAGCAGTTTCCATACATCGTTTACCTATGCATCTATGGTAAAGAGTATCGACGAAAGCCTTGGGCAAATCATGAGCCATCTTGAAAGCAAAAGTTTGGCAGAAAACACCATCATTTTCTTTTACTCAGACAATGGTGGCGTAGAACGAAATGGTTACACCTGCAATAATCCATTGCGTAGCGAAAAGACTCACGCCTACGAAGGTGGAACGCGGGTTCCTTTAATTGCCCGTGGGCCAGGCGTACACGCGAATAGAACAAGTAAGCTTGCTGTCACCGGCCCTGACTTCTTTCCAACCATCCTGGAATTGGCGCATATTGAAATGGCTGTCGTTGAGGAAGCTTCTACCGTTGGGTTTTCGAGCGAAGAAATCGATGGTGTGAGCTTGGTGCCACTACTCCAAGCTGCAGAATCAGATGTCCATCGTGAAAACGATCCCATTACAGCTAACGACGACGGGGCCATTTTCTGGCATGTCCCCCATTACAAACATTCAGCTCCCTACAGCGCCGTCATCAAAGATAACTACAAATACATCCGGTATTGGGAAGACCATGACAGTTTACAATCCCGACGAGAAAAAGAAGATGGCTACTTCATGTCGGAAAAGGAACTATACAACCTCCAAGACAATTTAGGCGAAACTGGAGAGAAGGATCTAACAGGAGCGCATTCATCTGTGGAGGCCGAACTCGAATCGATTTTATTGAATTGGTTAAAACGGGTGGACGCTAAAATGCCTACCGCTGTCAGAAGAGAGAATAAACAAGGCATCACACAAGCCTGGTATAGTTCGTGGATTTCAAAACAAGCCACTTCAAACGGCTATGAAGACCCAGTCGAAGAAGCTATTTACAAATCCTCTCCGGGGGACAAGATTACGATCTATACAGGAAACTTGACTGATTCGATAGCTTTACCCAATCCGCCTGATGGAATCACTATTCAGTCCATACATCCCTAA
- a CDS encoding sulfatase-like hydrolase/transferase, translating to MVLKKFASIICLLLLPLLAAAEKPHVVIFLADDLGWKDVGFHDSVIETPNLDRLASQGLELDRFYVQPICSPTRGALMSGKYPFTLGLQVDVIRPWDVYGLNLNEKTLPQYFKDAGYATAIVGKWHLGLSQQAFLPQNRGFDHQYGHYLGMIDYFTHDRLGGIDWHRNGAMLKEEGYTTDLMGDEAVRVIEQHDPDQPLFLYVPFNAPHTPLQAPDKYVKKYAHIEDESRRIFAGMVDAMDVAIGRVIKALESKEMRQNTLAMFTSDNGGRIRFGARNGKLRGGKKELFEGGIRVPTVIHWPDHLEGGKKINEVIHMVDILPTLAGIIDQDVSDIDGMDVLPILKGAKQSRKEVPLHIAPTRAALLDGKWKLVISAEEPVNGVSSMLIHLFDIEADPYEKTDLKDRHPEVLKKMVAKIEAYRAASYPPHGFAGNSETSVPEEFTMPKIWRPWLD from the coding sequence ATGGTATTGAAGAAATTTGCCTCCATTATCTGCCTGCTACTTCTTCCCTTGCTAGCGGCTGCTGAAAAACCTCATGTTGTTATCTTTCTGGCGGACGATCTCGGCTGGAAGGACGTTGGGTTTCACGACAGTGTGATCGAAACACCGAACCTGGATCGCTTAGCTAGCCAGGGATTGGAACTAGATCGCTTTTATGTGCAGCCCATCTGCTCACCCACACGGGGTGCACTCATGAGCGGAAAGTATCCTTTTACCCTCGGTCTACAAGTCGACGTGATTCGCCCTTGGGATGTCTATGGATTAAATCTGAATGAAAAGACGCTCCCCCAGTATTTCAAGGACGCGGGTTATGCTACGGCCATCGTAGGCAAGTGGCATCTGGGGTTGAGCCAACAGGCATTCCTGCCACAGAATCGCGGATTTGATCACCAGTATGGTCATTACCTCGGTATGATAGATTATTTCACTCACGATCGTTTGGGCGGCATTGACTGGCACCGCAACGGCGCGATGCTGAAGGAGGAAGGCTACACAACAGACCTGATGGGTGATGAAGCCGTCCGCGTCATCGAACAACACGATCCCGATCAACCACTTTTTCTCTACGTGCCCTTTAACGCACCCCACACTCCACTGCAGGCACCTGACAAATACGTGAAGAAATACGCGCACATCGAAGATGAAAGTCGAAGGATTTTTGCCGGTATGGTTGATGCCATGGATGTCGCAATCGGACGAGTCATCAAAGCATTGGAATCAAAAGAAATGCGACAAAACACCTTGGCGATGTTCACATCGGACAACGGAGGACGTATCCGATTCGGCGCGCGCAACGGCAAACTCCGGGGCGGCAAAAAGGAACTCTTTGAAGGCGGCATCCGTGTACCTACCGTGATCCATTGGCCCGACCATTTGGAGGGCGGAAAGAAAATCAATGAAGTCATTCATATGGTAGATATCCTACCTACACTTGCCGGAATCATAGATCAAGACGTTTCAGACATCGACGGCATGGATGTGCTCCCCATTCTAAAGGGAGCCAAACAATCGCGCAAGGAGGTCCCGCTCCACATTGCACCCACACGAGCTGCGTTACTCGACGGCAAGTGGAAGTTAGTCATAAGCGCAGAGGAACCCGTCAACGGCGTATCATCAATGTTGATACACCTGTTTGATATCGAAGCAGATCCCTACGAAAAAACGGATCTTAAAGACCGTCACCCAGAAGTGCTAAAGAAGATGGTGGCCAAAATCGAAGCCTACCGTGCGGCCTCCTACCCTCCTCACGGCTTTGCTGGTAATTCAGAAACATCCGTACCCGAGGAATTTACTATGCCCAAGATTTGGAGACCTTGGTTGGATTGA
- a CDS encoding carbohydrate-binding family 9-like protein, translating to MKRCFVLWLCCPMFCLLTACQESSTDPVYKAISLLGVTMVVDGQLTEKIWEDAYWERGFEFPWLAMETPTTEFCSLKSDDRLYFAYKVKDDDIVFASGPFEDERGVAKGDRVEIFFAKDESLAKYYCLEISPKGRVMDYRASHYRQFDHSWTCEGLEVAAQVLDDGYVVEGAIPLETLRSLGLITPGENNRIHTGLFRGEFSHGVGDSIEQRWISWIRPASEEPDFHIPSAFGHFEVSGGEK from the coding sequence ATGAAAAGGTGCTTTGTCTTATGGCTGTGTTGTCCGATGTTTTGCTTGCTGACCGCTTGTCAGGAATCTTCGACTGACCCGGTTTATAAAGCGATATCTCTCCTAGGTGTTACCATGGTTGTGGATGGCCAATTGACTGAGAAGATCTGGGAAGACGCCTATTGGGAGAGAGGGTTTGAATTTCCCTGGCTGGCGATGGAAACACCAACGACAGAATTCTGTAGTTTGAAGAGTGATGACCGTTTGTATTTCGCTTATAAGGTAAAAGATGACGATATCGTGTTTGCTTCTGGCCCATTCGAAGACGAAAGAGGCGTTGCGAAAGGGGATCGCGTGGAGATCTTTTTTGCCAAAGACGAATCCTTGGCAAAATACTATTGTCTTGAAATCAGCCCGAAGGGCCGAGTGATGGATTATCGGGCATCCCATTATCGACAGTTTGACCATTCTTGGACTTGCGAAGGATTAGAGGTCGCTGCTCAGGTATTGGACGATGGCTATGTAGTAGAAGGAGCCATCCCTTTGGAAACCTTGAGGTCATTGGGACTGATAACACCGGGAGAGAATAATCGCATTCATACAGGTTTATTTCGCGGAGAGTTTAGTCATGGTGTCGGTGATTCGATCGAACAACGTTGGATCAGTTGGATCAGGCCCGCATCTGAGGAGCCCGACTTTCATATTCCTTCTGCCTTTGGGCATTTTGAAGTCTCTGGGGGTGAAAAATAG
- a CDS encoding AGE family epimerase/isomerase codes for MNRRNFLSTSIAMGLSGASVPQLFGQSKRSRSLDQLLEDCRSQLFDKYLPFWEKGGIDEANGGFMCYLYEDGSVENDRKDIWYQGRGIWVYAYLYNEIEKNPKWLGIARKARNFMVEHMHRGDGTWLDTVDRIGKPVSSIAIDRTNNIYGALFAAVGLIQYAKATGSEEDIELARLSIRKSVKRYEDPGYLGVPVQGIEASGLRAQGHSFMLVWVVPQLLELISDPWLEALVEEHLDAVENKFWHPDYGISNEYLYHDYSRIPSQEGFMVPGHSIETQWMCMNEALRQGEEGRRDVFKNRMRRLVEMSWDYVYDGTCDTAYQAVTVGDTPAGSVLDVKTMWAQSEVALGCLFAYEQTGEVWAREWFDRSWNYLQRTMLTDHGVWRQAVDRRGRDKQRAGISNVRRGNFHQPRCLMYMMKSLERMSAQP; via the coding sequence ATGAACCGCAGAAATTTTTTAAGCACTTCCATCGCTATGGGATTGAGTGGTGCCAGTGTGCCACAGCTATTTGGGCAATCGAAGCGGAGCCGTTCATTAGATCAGCTATTAGAAGACTGTCGCTCTCAGTTGTTTGATAAGTATCTGCCTTTTTGGGAGAAAGGGGGAATTGATGAGGCAAATGGCGGATTCATGTGTTACCTTTATGAAGATGGTTCGGTGGAGAATGACCGAAAAGATATTTGGTACCAGGGGCGCGGTATTTGGGTGTACGCCTACCTTTACAATGAGATTGAGAAGAATCCCAAATGGCTCGGGATTGCTCGCAAGGCTCGAAACTTCATGGTGGAGCACATGCATCGGGGAGACGGAACCTGGCTCGACACGGTGGATAGGATTGGGAAGCCGGTGAGCTCTATTGCGATTGATCGAACGAACAATATCTACGGTGCCCTTTTTGCAGCAGTGGGTTTGATTCAGTATGCTAAAGCAACTGGCAGTGAGGAGGACATCGAGCTGGCTCGTCTCTCGATTCGTAAATCAGTGAAGCGGTATGAAGATCCTGGTTATCTGGGCGTGCCCGTTCAGGGAATCGAGGCCAGTGGCCTGCGCGCACAAGGGCATTCGTTTATGCTGGTTTGGGTGGTACCGCAATTATTGGAATTGATTTCGGATCCGTGGTTGGAAGCTCTCGTTGAAGAGCACCTCGATGCCGTTGAGAATAAATTTTGGCATCCGGACTATGGAATATCAAATGAGTATTTATATCATGACTATTCACGGATTCCTTCACAGGAAGGATTTATGGTTCCTGGTCACAGTATCGAAACCCAATGGATGTGTATGAATGAAGCGCTCCGACAAGGTGAGGAAGGGAGACGCGACGTATTCAAGAATCGGATGCGAAGGCTGGTCGAAATGAGTTGGGATTATGTTTACGACGGAACTTGTGATACCGCTTATCAGGCGGTCACCGTTGGTGATACACCCGCTGGATCCGTTCTGGATGTTAAAACGATGTGGGCCCAATCCGAAGTAGCACTTGGTTGCTTATTTGCTTATGAACAAACGGGTGAAGTCTGGGCTCGAGAATGGTTTGATCGGAGCTGGAACTATCTCCAGCGAACCATGCTGACTGACCATGGAGTGTGGAGACAGGCGGTGGATCGTCGGGGAAGGGATAAGCAACGGGCGGGTATTTCAAATGTCCGTCGTGGGAATTTTCATCAACCTCGTTGTTTGATGTATATGATGAAGTCACTTGAACGAATGAGTGCACAGCCATGA
- a CDS encoding N-acetylglucosamine-6-phosphate deacetylase gives MKLFDFQVNGFGGVDFQSDSLSLEEMQHAVDVLHEYKMTSVFLTLITDRVDSMCRKLEQIERMRGHDRRIADTLSGYHVEGPWISTEAGYHGAHPVELACKPTLQDYRALRDAAGGHLKLITLAPEVDGCEPIIEAACADGVRISLGHTNASESDIDRAIKGGATLATHVGNAVPAQMHRHDNVVQRLLARDELICCLIPDGIHLPPFVLQNFFRAKPEGKVFFTTDCMAAAGSPPGRYTIGPHELEVGEDGIVRLPGDTRFAGSSLTLDQGVENIIDWLGLDREEAIRLCSTHAAEHFGISL, from the coding sequence ATGAAGCTATTTGATTTTCAGGTGAATGGATTCGGCGGGGTCGATTTTCAATCGGACTCGCTAAGCTTGGAAGAAATGCAACACGCGGTGGATGTGCTGCATGAGTATAAGATGACTTCTGTCTTTCTGACTTTGATAACCGATCGAGTTGATTCGATGTGCCGGAAGTTAGAGCAAATAGAGCGGATGCGCGGTCATGATCGACGAATCGCCGACACTCTTTCTGGCTATCACGTCGAGGGCCCTTGGATATCGACAGAAGCTGGATATCATGGGGCGCACCCAGTGGAGCTGGCCTGTAAGCCGACTTTGCAGGATTACCGCGCGCTGCGTGATGCGGCCGGAGGCCATTTAAAACTCATCACCCTGGCCCCCGAAGTCGATGGTTGTGAGCCGATCATTGAAGCGGCGTGTGCCGATGGCGTTCGCATTAGTCTAGGGCATACCAATGCTTCTGAAAGCGATATTGATAGGGCCATCAAAGGAGGAGCAACGCTGGCAACCCATGTAGGGAATGCCGTTCCTGCTCAGATGCACCGGCACGATAATGTAGTTCAGCGGTTATTGGCTAGGGATGAGCTCATCTGCTGTTTGATTCCAGATGGCATTCACCTGCCACCCTTTGTCTTACAAAACTTCTTTCGAGCGAAACCTGAAGGTAAGGTATTCTTTACTACGGACTGCATGGCTGCAGCTGGGTCTCCTCCTGGAAGGTATACGATCGGTCCGCATGAACTGGAAGTAGGGGAGGATGGTATTGTTCGTTTACCTGGAGACACTCGATTTGCTGGTTCATCGCTAACGCTCGATCAAGGAGTTGAAAATATTATTGATTGGCTCGGCCTGGATCGGGAAGAAGCAATACGTCTTTGTTCGACACATGCCGCTGAGCATTTTGGAATTAGCTTATAA
- a CDS encoding glucosamine-6-phosphate deaminase, whose protein sequence is MSDSNHPSPIRELSSDALNSAVYPNRDDMGKAAALYAIDYLKSIQDSKDEIRIVVGSAPSQDEFYHHLSSLPESEEIQWSKFTVFHMDEYVGISADHSASFRAYQRAHFVSKVPLKAFHEIRGESEDPEAECKRLSGLLSEAPIDLACCGIGENGHLAFNDPPVADFDDPVEAKVVALDDICRQQQVNDGCFPDFDSVPTHAITLTLKVFKEAKVLSCVVPSPTKAKAVAATINGPISTDCPATLMRLHPNARMFLEPDSAALV, encoded by the coding sequence ATGTCAGACTCGAATCATCCTTCACCTATTCGTGAGCTCTCATCCGATGCTCTTAACTCGGCCGTTTATCCTAACCGTGATGACATGGGGAAAGCGGCGGCTCTTTATGCCATAGATTACCTGAAATCGATTCAGGACTCGAAAGATGAAATTCGCATCGTTGTGGGTAGCGCTCCTTCGCAAGATGAATTTTATCATCATCTGTCCTCGTTGCCTGAATCCGAGGAGATTCAATGGTCCAAGTTCACTGTTTTCCACATGGATGAGTATGTAGGGATTAGCGCTGATCATTCTGCCAGTTTTCGAGCTTACCAGCGCGCGCATTTTGTGAGCAAAGTTCCCCTCAAGGCATTTCATGAAATCAGAGGGGAATCGGAAGACCCTGAAGCTGAATGCAAGCGATTGAGTGGGCTACTCTCAGAGGCGCCGATCGATTTGGCTTGTTGTGGAATAGGAGAAAACGGGCACTTGGCCTTTAACGATCCTCCGGTCGCTGACTTTGACGACCCGGTGGAAGCCAAGGTGGTGGCGTTGGATGATATTTGTCGTCAGCAGCAGGTGAATGATGGTTGTTTCCCTGATTTTGATTCAGTGCCGACCCATGCCATTACGCTTACCTTGAAAGTCTTCAAGGAAGCTAAGGTTCTGAGCTGTGTAGTTCCGTCACCGACCAAAGCAAAGGCGGTAGCAGCCACTATTAACGGTCCCATCTCAACCGATTGTCCTGCTACCTTGATGCGTTTGCATCCGAATGCTCGGATGTTTTTAGAACCGGACTCAGCGGCGTTGGTTTGA